Part of the Brassica oleracea var. oleracea cultivar TO1000 chromosome C8, BOL, whole genome shotgun sequence genome is shown below.
CTGGTTTCATCTCTCAGCGCCTTGGTGGAAGGTAATATGTGGTGGTTCGGACCTTGAGCAGCGTGAGATTTCAACCTCTTTGCGGCAGAGAGGGTTTGTGGAGTCGGTTTGTTTTGTATCCGGCGAATTGGAGCCGCGGGACAATTCTGTGGATGGCAGATTTTAAGGTTTCGGTGGTGGATCTGTGTAGATACTTCGGAATCGGATAAGGGTGCCGTCGGTGTTCACTGGAGGAGGGGACTCGTTCTCCTTGTCTTCTCACCTTCAACCTCTCTCTCCTTTTTGCTTAGATTAGGTATAGATGTTCTCTGTTTGTTTTCTGTAACATAACGCTGGTGTTTTGCCGTGGTTGTAACTGTTCCGATGCCCTTTGGGGTTGATAATTAATGCAATTTTAATTTTTTTTTTTAAGAAAAGAAATTTAAGCTAGACTCAAACGGTGATCAATTTTGGACAGAACCGTAAAATCACCATCTCTCTATACATGGTTTTGCAAATATATAAAAATAATGCATGATCACCTAATTATTTTATCTGTTTTGGTTATTCACCTAAATTGGCCTTTAAACTAATGTTACAACTTGTATATGTTTATCAGACGTTGAGTTTGGTCCAATATTTTTATAAGAGATTGAATTAGCTTTTAAGTCCTCTATTAGCCGCGTGGAAATTATTGACCACATATGTGAATATATATATCAATCAGTAAAGCTTGGAGAAAGTTAGTTTTTGTGGGGACTCGGGTCATATGAGAACATGAGTTTTCTACTTTCCCACGCTGTAATTAGACGTATACAAAAAAAATGTATTTTTTTCTCTACATTTTCATGGAGATTGAAATGTAATACCACATGTCCTCATTTTTTTTATTGAAAATGAACCCAAAAAAACGTTGGAATTTGATGTATAAAATGAATACGCGTTAGTCAAAAATAAATGAACAGCTTGTAACCCAGGTCTGGTAGTTTAGATAGTGAAGTTGGTGAAATTGATGGCCCTTGTTGGGAAAGTTGTTATGTTTCCACTTCTTTAATTTAACGCTCCATATCTTCTCTTACAAAACCATTTTTTTTCTTTTTAAGCTAGTTAAACTGCTTTGATCAATTATATACAACTAAAAGTAGCTCGTTATCTTCCGTGAGTCATCAACTCTCAATTTACAGTCAAAACTCAGTGATTGCTGAAGGAAGGACGAGGAGCTGGGTGGAACCTTCTTTTCAATGCAGATAGAACATTTTTAAATCTTACGAAGCAACATATACAACAAAAGAAAAAAACATACAACAAAAGAAAACCACACGCTGTCACTACAAATAACTTGGTGATATTGCTACATACGTTTTTTTTTTGTTTTGATGACCGTGGGGTTCCCAGACGCTAAGCCCAGACTAATTCCCACGAGGCCTTCCATCCGGGCACGCACGGTTATAGGCGGGAAGGTGGCCAAGGCAACTCGAACCCAGGGCGGGCACTCCAGCCGGAGTTCCAATACCACTAGACCAAGAGCACTTGGTTTTGCTACGTACGTGGCAATTTGCCACGTTAACTTTTGTTATGTGCTACATTCAGTTAGCAAAATTTGCAGCAAACATCATTATCAATATTTTATATTTATATCTGCTTTAACTAAGTATTTAGATTCTATAGGGTTTATAATTTATTAATTGGTTTTAAGTACATAAGCACAAATGGTGGCCCGGCGCATGTATATAAACTTTTGATAAGCAAGAGAAAGCTCTTCACAATATGGCGCCCTCGTCTCTATGATGCTTGAAACTGACACGTTGTGCATTTGTGACTTTTCATATGGCAAAATATCTTTTAGTCTAAGCTGGCATTTAGTATAAACACATTATACATTTACGGTTAAGATTATTTGACGCCAATAAATTTAATACTAGTAGACTAGTAGTTATCCAACTTCAAAGTATATCTAATGTAAACATTAGTCAACAAAATAAAAAAGAAAGCCTACGAGTTATGCTTAATTGCTTATGAACATTTTCCATTTATATATACATTTTTCTTCTAAATAACCCAAAGGACTGTGGAAGTCTCCAAGGTGTGTGTGGAACATGAAAGCCTCAGTTCTAAACAAATCGAAATGACAACGATATTCTGCCAACAAAGAACAACCACACTTGTGTTGTTTGTTCATCATATATATCTGCTGTTCCTTTTGTTTTTATTACCACAACACAACAATCCAATTACATTGGAAATCATTGTTGAAATAAAGCGAAAATTTGATTGAATATGTATAAAGAATTTATTTCAGTCGACATAAAAGAAAGAAAAAGAAACAAGAATATGTTTATTTCATTACACAATGGACCGTGTTTCAAGATTCCAAATCATTTGTATGGCTGTTATAGATTGAATAAATGTATAGTGGAGAAACAGGAAAGTCTGGAAATTTACAAATATATTTATAATTAATTATACTGCCACTTGTATAACATGTGTTGGAGAAAATATAAAAGAAAAAAATGATATGTAGATGGAGTCATGAGGGTCCATAAATATGAGATTGTTACTTGGTAAAATTGTAAGGTCAAATGAATTAAGGTGAACCAATCAACCCTTTTTTAATTTCTTGCTATTCTACTTTGAAATTCAAACTTATAATACTGAAATTCAAAGTTTTAAAACCCAATATGAAACCACATAACTTTATGATTTTTCTTGGTATTACTAAACCACATTTATCTTATTTGACTTTTAAAGTTTATATTGTCAACACTACTGTCAGTTTTGGGTAAGCTAAGTCTAATATGTTGACAATTTATTTCATATATGAAACTGATTTTTACCAATGCCTATTATTAGATAGGAAACCATTTAAGAAGTGGTATTTTATTGTGTTTGACTTCATGCTTATATGCTTTTTAGTCACTTCAGCATTTTACTAATTTTACTATGAAGAAAAGATGAATCTGCACTAAATAAACACACATTGGAAATACAATTTTACCTTTTCACTATTTTACTCTTTACATTAATGTTTCTCTTCTCTTGATAGTGAGAAATTTCATACTATATATGAAAACATGAATCTGCATAATCTTCATAAATAAAATGGAATTATAATAAACATAAGTGTACATGATTCTGGGTGTTATTCAATAAATCCAGACTTAATTGGTTTATAATGAGTATAAGCTTTTATATAATTCTAGTCTTATTAATAAATCATTAATTTAAAAAAAAAATTGTTTAGAACTATTCAATTTATTAACTTCTGAATTCTATTTTTTGTTAGTGTGATTAAATGCTATGTGATACTCATGGTTAAGATCATTTCAAGAGAATTTAATAGAAGTACTAAGAAAAGTGTAAATCAATTCATTTTTAGCTTTAAAATGATACATTTTACAATCTTCCGCAAGTTGTCACTAGATTTCTTAACTCCAGTTACCAAAATAAAAATCAGACCGAATTAGAATGTCATCATTCATAGATATAGCAGAATTAATAACAAATTAATAAATCAATTCATATGATGAAGGTTGTGGACCAGACCAGTAGTCCTACCAATTTAATAAGATCCGGTATAAAAAACCGGTTTACTTCAATGGTAGACATGAAAAAGAAAGAAAAATAGATATTTACAAAAGAAATAAGAAAACTAGTTGAGACGTTGATATTTTCCCCATTTTATTGACTTTTAGAATGTCCAAAAACCCAACAAAAAGACTTCTGTTTTGTTTGTTCTTGGTAATTAAAAAAAAAAACATTTTCTTCACCAAATAGTTTGTCTCTTTCTCCAAATCTACCTCAAAGCAAGTACCTTCCTCCCTCTCAATTTTGTGGGTTTTTCATTTATAGTGGGATTCGACGTTGACAGATTCTACATAAAAGACATTGATCATACAGACAGAGAGATGGAAGCTTGTTAGCTAATTGTAATCTATAGAGAGAGAGAGAGATGGGAGGTTGCGTGTCGACGCCGAAGAGCTGTGTGGGATCGAAGATGAGGTCTAAGCGAAGGAAGAGTCGTAAAAGACGAAAGCTTCAGAGGAAGAGAGCCGCCGGATCATTTGACAATCTCGATCATCCTCCCAACAACTTGCCCACTCCCAGTTTCAGAGGTCTTGATTCTTTGTCTTGATCATGATTTTTTTTTTTTTTTTTTTGTGTTGTTTGGTGGATTTGTCTTCAAAGGTTTCGTCTTTATGTTGCGATGCTTGGTTTGGATTCATGGTTTTTTTTTTTTCTCTAATGCTTCATTGATTGTAGAATCTATTATCTGAATCTGTTGGATTAGATTCTGATTATGGATTTTAATTAATAAAGTTAAAATCTTTGTTTATTGATCACTGTGAACCTTTTAATGACATTTGGTGGCTAATCAAGCTAATCTGTCCTGTGATCTTAATAATTTGATTGATGTTGAAGATTAGTAACGTGTTCTGTCTAATGAACATATGTTTTGATCAACAGCAAGTGGAGAAGAAGCATGGTTTGAGTCCAATGCAGCCTTTGAAACAGATTGTGATGATGATTTCCACAGCGTCACTGAAGGTGTATATACATAGATATGAGCTATGCATCTCTCTTTATTTCTCATTTTCATTTTCATTTTCATTTTCAGATAGCTTGTCTTTAAACGGAGGTGAGCGTGCGTCAGTCTCCAGTACTATAACCACATCATCAACAGGAGACTCTGACTCAAACTCAAACGAATCCATGTCGCAGTCAAACACTAACCAGCCTGGTTCCATAGACTCATCATCTGCAGATGAAGAAGAACCCTTGCCTAGTAACTGTCTGCCTTGTCTGAATCCAATAGCCGTTGTTCCTTGTGTTGTAAAAGGAAGGTCTCTTAGCTCCAGCCCTCCAAGTTCCAGGAAAAAAGCGTCTCTTAAACTATCTTATAAATGGAGAGAAGGTCATGCTTCAGGAGCCTTGTGTAAGTACTCCCACTTGATTCCTTGGATTAACATCTTGATCACATATCATTAACTTACTTGTTGTCTCAAAACTTGTTTCAGTTCTTTCCAAACTACAGTTAAAGAGACCAGTAGCAGGTTCTCAGGTTCCTTTCTGTCCAATCGACAAGAAAATGCTAGATTGTTGGACAACCATCGAGCCAAATAGCTTCCGTGTTCGTGGCAAAACCTATCTAAGGTGAACCATTACTTATGATTACTAGCTTAACCATCTTAAACAAGAGGCTAAACTTTTTGACTTTTTTTTTGGTTTAGGGACAAGAAGAAAGAGTTTGCAGCTAGCCATGCTGCTTATAACCCTTTTGGCGTCGATGTTTTCTTATCAGAACGTAAAATAAACCATATCGCACAATACGTCAAGCTTCCCGTTAGCACCACATCCGCAAAACTCCCATCTCTCCTTGTTGTTAATGTTCAGGTACGAGTTGATTACTCTGTTTTGTTGCTCTGTTTCTGGAACTTTTAGTGATTGTTTTTCTCTTGGTGATAAGCAGATTCCATTGTATCCAACTACGATCTTCCAAGGCGAAACTGATGGAGAAGGAATGAATATTGTTTTATACTTCAAACTTTCGGATAATTATTCAAATGACCTTCCGCTTCATTTCCAAGAAAGCATTCAGGTAAACTTAAAGCTTTGACTCTGTTCTGTGCAATGCTCTTTGTGCTGAGTCCACTTTTCTTTTTTTGGGGGGCCAGAGATTAATAGATGACGAGGTTGAGAAAGTTAAAAGCTTCCCTATGGATACAACCGCGCCTTTCAGAGAACGGCTGAAGATATTGGGACGTGTTGCCAACGTGGATGATCTGCATTTGAGTGGTCCAGAGAAGAAGCTGATGCAGGCTTACAACGAGAAGCCTGTTCTTTCGCGTCCGCAGCACGAGTTCTACTCGGTGAGACCAGACTCTTTAATCATTCTTCTTGATTAGGAATATGGTTTAGTAACTAATGGACTTGAGTTTTTTTCTAACTCTTTGTAGGGTGAAAATTACTTTGAGATTGATATTGATATGCATAGATTCAGTTATATATCCCGGAAAGGGTTTGAAACATTCATAGACAGACTCAAGATCTGTGTTCTTGATGTTGGCCTCACAATTCAGGTAATTTTTTTGTTACAAAAAAAAGTTGTTATAGATGTATAAAATTGCTTATGTTGAAGATTTGTATGTATGAACAGGGGAACAAACCAGAGGAGCTACCAGAGCAGATTTTGTGTTGCGTCAAGCTAAATGGGATTGACTTCATGAACTATCATCAATTAACTCAAGAAGTGACTTAACTTTTTTTTTTTTTATCCTCCTTTGTTTACCTTACAAACGACATACAAATTCTAAACGCATCCCTTTAGAACACTCCAAAAACACAAAAAAGGGTGATGATTTTAAAGTGAATATATAGAATTTTATGAGTCTTTTACTGAGTAAATGTCATCAGTGGTATGACACCACGTAAGAGAATCTGTTGTTGACCAGTGTGATCAGCTGATCAAACCATTGTTGTAGTATTGAGACAAGACTAATGCAATCCTTAAACAAAGCATTAAAAACAACTTATTGACCTACGTAGAATTTGCATAGCCATGCAAAAAGCCTGTTGTCGCCACTTGAGTTACGTCAGGGATATTGTTACTTGGCTCCCAAGAAACAGAGCTATGGTTAAACGTTCCACGCAGTTGATGATAAAAGGAAACGTATTTCCAGTTCTTAAACGTGTCGATCTACAAGCAAAAAGAGCATTTAATAACCAAAATAGACATAAGAAAATCAATGGGAAAAATAACAGAGACAAAACCTGTAGAGCTTTCTGTGTTTGTCCTTGTTTTTGGAGGAGTTTTATCCAGCGGTTTAGATCTGCTTTGGTGATGCAAAACCCTTGGTCCTCCATCTCTGTCAAAAGGTGGGCACAACAGGTTTCAGAGGATTTGAGCTTGGAAAAAAGATTTCTCTTTTGAGCAGGAGTAGTAGGAGTAGAATTCTTAGCCCATTGAGGATCATCAACTTTAGGGAACTTAAGAACATGTGGTTTTGCCCCCGAAGTCTGATTCTGTTCTTTAACTCGGAACCAATGCAAGACCTTCAAATAAGCAGGCCTATTTTCGGCATCAGCGTCCATCTCATCGAATTTTGGCTCTACTTTGTCAAAGTAGGCTGAAGCCGCTTCTGCTCCTTTAAGCTCGCCCAGAAGATCCAAGCTCAAGTTGGGAGGGAGAAAACACCATCTTCTTTTTATCCATCCACCTAAAGATCTACACTCACACGTAAAACATTTTCAAACAACTTAAAATCCAAAACAAGAAAATAATAACAATAATTCAATTGTTGCATCAGACTTATATATATACCTCGAGAGAGTTTTCAGGCCTGTTGTTCCTCTTATCATTACGTTTCGCCCATCTGACAAGATCCGTTTGAGTGACGTAAACGCCCTTCTTCTCTTCCTACTTTAAGATGAGATCTATTGTCTCAACCGTAAGTGACTTCAGCTTCTGGAATACCTTCATCTTCCCCACCTTCTCTGCCTTGATAGGATCAGAGTTCTCGACGGTAGATGAAAACGGCGAAGCCACCGTTGTACAAGCCATCTTCCAGCCAGAGGGCAGCGGAGTTGCGACCTTCTTCCAAAGGCGAAGAGAAGCCATGAGATTGCGGCAGAAATGATTGGTACCTAATTTCACTACCCCTTATTCTCTCACAACTAGGGGTGTTCAATCCTGATATCGGTTCGGTTTTTTCGGTTTTCGGTATTTCGGTTAGTAAAATATAACTACCATTCTAAATCCATATTTACTTCGGTTCGGTTCGGTTTGGTTTAAATACCGTCACTTTTCGGTTTATTCGATTTTATACTAGAAAACATAATTATTTTGTTTGAGATCATATTATATGAATTTTAGAGTCATATTGTCAACACAGTCATTTATTAAAAATATATTACATCTTAATAAATGAACAAAAAAGTAAAAATGATTCCACCATCAAATAAAATAATAAAATCTATAACTAAAATCAAAGCTTGAAATTTTGAAAATAAAAATATGAAACAAAACAGAAACATGAAAGAAAAGTTTTTCCACTCTTCCATATTTAGTGTTCATTAAAGTCATATTTTTTCAATTGAAAATTTTCTATTAATTATTATCCATCAAATTTATAATCTTTATATTAATTTAGTGAAGACAAAAATAAATCAAAAAGATAAAATAAAACTTAGAAAATAAGATGTCTGAATTAAGATGTATTGTAATTTAGTTATAGTTCAAGTGTTTTACAAATTAAGGTTTTTTATTACTATAAAATTATGGTAATAGTTATTAACACAAATTTAACTTATGTAACAAATAGATTTTCATGTATTGTTATAAAATAGATACATATTTACATGTTTCTACTTTTAATCGGTTTTGTTCGGTCTGTTCGGTTTATTCGGTTTAATCGGTTATATACCAAACCATATCCAAATCCTACGGTTTTTATAAAATTATATCCATTCGGTTTATATGGTATATACCAAAACCAAACTATATTGTCTATTTCGGTTCGGTTCGGTTCGGTACGGTTTGGTTTTACCATATTGAACAGCTCTACTCACAACTCTCAATGTGGCCAGGCCCGATTGATATAATGTAAAATTACATTAATACAAATATAATTTTATCAATCATGCAATATAATCAAATACAAGATGGTTTTAACAAAGACCTTAACTCATTTATATTGAAGTTTCTTATAGAAACAAAAATTACATTTTACCAATGTGAAACATGCTAAATGATGTATTACTTCGTTTCAGTTTAAATTAGTTAAAATAAACTAAAAATATGCGAGACACCGAATAAATAAATTATTATATTTTGATATTAAATACTTATATTTATAAAAGAAATTAATTTGATCAT
Proteins encoded:
- the LOC106308219 gene encoding uncharacterized protein LOC106308219, which translates into the protein MIRGTTGLKTLSRSLGGWIKRRWCFLPPNLSLDLLGELKGAEAASAYFDKVEPKFDEMDADAENRPAYLKVLHWFRVKEQNQTSGAKPHVLKFPKVDDPQWAKNSTPTTPAQKRNLFSKLKSSETCCAHLLTEMEDQGFCITKADLNRWIKLLQKQGQTQKALQIDTFKNWKYVSFYHQLRGTFNHSSVSWEPSNNIPDVTQVATTGFLHGYANST
- the LOC106308218 gene encoding uncharacterized protein LOC106308218, which codes for MGGCVSTPKSCVGSKMRSKRRKSRKRRKLQRKRAAGSFDNLDHPPNNLPTPSFRASGEEAWFESNAAFETDCDDDFHSVTEDSLSLNGGERASVSSTITTSSTGDSDSNSNESMSQSNTNQPGSIDSSSADEEEPLPSNCLPCLNPIAVVPCVVKGRSLSSSPPSSRKKASLKLSYKWREGHASGALFLSKLQLKRPVAGSQVPFCPIDKKMLDCWTTIEPNSFRVRGKTYLRDKKKEFAASHAAYNPFGVDVFLSERKINHIAQYVKLPVSTTSAKLPSLLVVNVQIPLYPTTIFQGETDGEGMNIVLYFKLSDNYSNDLPLHFQESIQRLIDDEVEKVKSFPMDTTAPFRERLKILGRVANVDDLHLSGPEKKLMQAYNEKPVLSRPQHEFYSGENYFEIDIDMHRFSYISRKGFETFIDRLKICVLDVGLTIQGNKPEELPEQILCCVKLNGIDFMNYHQLTQEVT